The genomic segment TTCAGGTGCTATAATGAACTTCCATAGACTGGTTGGATCACACAGTAATATTTATAtgccacagttctggaggctgataAGTCAAAGATCAAAGTGCTGGCTGGTTACATGTTTGGTTGGACCTTCTTCCTGGTTTGCTGATGGCTGCTTTATGGCTGTATCTTCAAATGgcaaggagagagtgagagggctTTGGTCTCTGTCTCTTATTAAAAGAGTATCAACCCTATTATTGGGGCCTTATCCTCATAAGTTAGAAGGTGAACTATTGCAGAAAAAAATAGCTATTAATGGGTCTATCAATTGATTTAATTTAAGGTATTCCATTATTATATACCATGATCCTTTAGGTTTTTGCAGGGGCCAGACAGGCAATCAAATACAGTCGTGCTGGGAGCTACCAtccctgtattctttttttttttttaatttttttttcaatgtttatttatttttgggacagagagagagagagcatgaacggggaaggggcagagagagagggagacacagaatcggaaacaggctccaggctctgagccatcagcccagagcccgacgcggggctcgaactcacggaccgcgagatcgtgacctggctgaagtcggtcgcttaaccaactgcgccacccaggcgccccatccctgtATTCTTTAGGTCTTTGAGGAAGCACTAAACTCCATGGATTGCTATTGCTTCTGGTTAATACATTGATCAGGAAGCAAGGAATTTTTAGGGGCTCCTATTTCGCCTTTGTTTCTATTATGGTTTTCATTTCACATGTCTGGAGATGTACTTCTGCTGCAAAGAGTGCAGGTAGCTGAGTTTCCAACTGTTAGCAACTTCAGGATCTACATCAGCTTTACAGATAAGGCCTGTTCTTTCTGTAAACTCCTGGATAATTGCACACCATGAAGGTACTAGGGCCTAGCATTTTCTTCCCAACATGAGACTTGTTAATGGCTATCTTTGCTCTGGATATCTCCATCGGGTTGACCAATGTTTTGTTAGACCTGCATGGCAGTCTTATATCCTCCTTGCCTAATGCTGCCTCTTTCGTACTTTTTTTGAAAGATGTTACATCTACATGGCAGTCTGTAGGTTTTTGCTGTCTAATCCACCTTATTTCCCCCATTCTTTTTAAACCTTTCATAGGCATCACTCCCCAGTGAATTTCTTACATTCTTACCACTGTTTCAGTGTCTGATTCTCAGAGGACCCAAATGATACACAATGGAAGGATTCTGTCACTCACTACCTACTCAAGTAGAAGGGAAATGAGTATAAAATGGACCTTAACACTAATTAGACCCACATGAGATGGACATGAATCAGAACTCCATTTATTACCTGGCCTCCATATGCATGCATTTTAACACAAGGAGTCCTGGTATCAGTGTCTGCTCAAACTCTGAATCCAACACCTTTAGATATATCTGGGTTCTCACCTTTCCCAAGTGTACAGTTACTCTGGCATATGATTATAAATCCGTTGTGGAAGGACTGGGGGGAAcaatgctacacacacacacacacacacacacacacacacacacttcattctTGCAGTATCTTTCTCAAGAAGACTAACCCTCTCCTTCAATCGAAGGGCTCTAGTCTGAGAACTGACTTGGGTCTGGAAACTGAATGGGAGGTCATCATTTTCTATTGAAGTCACTAACAGCAGCCTCTGAGTCACCTGTCCTTGATCCTTTTCCGGTGTATATACTGGTGTCAGGGTAATACTCTTGTTGGCTGCATAATTACCTCACCTTTAAGGAAGCCATAGTCTATTAGTCAGATCTCTGTGAGTCAAGGAGCACTGGTTGACATTTCTTCCTATTTTAGTAATTATATCTACCACAACTCTGCTCTCTGTCATCCCCCATTTCCCAGTTCTCCATCATCAGTTTATACCATCAATCCTGGCCACAGATGACTACCACCACTGACCTTTTCAATGATGCATATGTTttactgcttcttttttttttttaatttttttttcaacgtttatttatttttgggacagagagagatagagcatgaacgggggaggggcagagagagagggagacacagaatcggaaacaggctccaggctctgagccatcagcccagagtctgacgcggggctcgaactcacggaccgcgagatcgtgacctggctgaagtcggacgcttaaccgactgcgccacccaggtgcccctgttttactGCTTCTGTGAAGGAATCTATTTTGGGACCTCTCAGGGAACATGATTAGTTTGTGGGATGATATGAAATAAATCCATTCTAACATATATGTTTCTCTGAACCTTTTGACTCTATTCACAGTAGTCTACCAGGCAGTTCTAGAATCCTCAGTTCATGTTCTGTAGGCCACTACAAAACACTGCATTTCTAGAAAACACCTTATCTAGTGAGGTTAACCTTGGCACTTGCTTACATATAATGCCATAAAAAGGCCAAGGGGAAAAATGTTATGGTCAATGACATATGAATGACTATTGTTTTCACATACTCTTATCCTTTCTCTATAATATATGGACTTTGGGAGGGAGAATGAGAACATGTAGGCTTATAATTTGTAAATTTGAAGTACAATTTATGTTGAGTCAGGGATATAGAGttaaacaacacaaacaaaatgcCAGATTATCACAGGAAGAATGAAGGGAGAAGAAACTACTCTCTACTAAAAATAAGCACAATGGATTCAATGTGTTTTGTggtaaaacttgaaaatataataattgtgGTCTTTTCAAGAAGGTTTCTGCCTTCAACTTGGCCCATCCATAatgggaaagaaataagaaaaatttccagaaaaatcaAAAGATTGACATGCACATGAAACAGAAATGAGATAAATATTTTGACCAAGCAATTCTATCTGCAATCTGCTCCTAGGTGGATTCCAaagatatgtttatatatgtttaccAAACAACCTGCAAAGAAACATTCATAGAAGCACTATTTTTTAATAGTCCCAAACTTCAAAAAACTTACATGTTTATCAACAGGAAAGTCAAGAAATTAGTTATGTCATATTCATTCAGTGAAAGAAACAGCAATGACaaagaataaacaacaaataattacaTTGGTAGTCTCTCAATCATAATGTAAAGGGAGCCAATTCTATactatttcatatatatgaaggTTTTAAAAAGCCCAAACTGACCTATACGGTTACAAGTCAACACAGTGATTAGTCACCTTTGGGGAAAAGTGAAGAAGTATAAATTAGAGAGACTggatttaatttctatttcttattctgGTCATATTGATATGGGTGTGTTCATTTTGTGATAATCTATCAAGATGGATTAATAACTtgcatactttttaaatgaatggtatacctaaaaattttaaacatgttagatccaaaagataaaataagtatCACCTTAACTAATCCAATTCCCATAtcaaatgaaagcaaataaaaaagaaatataaacaacaaatattaactgaaaatGTGCTATCAGTGAGGTGAGGCCACACACTCTGCTGGTTAACAAGGTTAGAAGTAAAGTCGCCAACTCATCCTGGTTGGCCCACTGACCCAGTTATTTAACTGAAGTCTGCAAATCCTGGGAAACCATTTGTTCCAAGATAAATCAAAATTACTGGTCATGAGGAGATACATTAACTGATGCTTGCTTAGTCCCAGTAAACTGCTGCTGCTCCTACCCACCTACTTTGGTTATACCTTGCCATATGAAAGAGATGATGCCAGACATCTCACCCAAGAGTCTTTGATTGAACTGGGATACACAGGTGGGGTAGAGTGTTACAAGAGACAGATATGCCTGTGGGAGTCTTGAACCAGGCTTCTGTGGGGAAACCAACCTAGGATCAGGGATCTACTAAATCTGTCCCAGTGAGCATATCAGCATCATGCCCCTCACCTTGGGGATACTCCCAAACCAAATATAATATAAGGATCAAGGCTGGGGAAGGAACACTGCTCTGACCCTACCCAGATCAGCAGAACTTGATCACATGATGGATGCAATGATCATTGAAGCAAGAATGATGCTGCTGATGTGACAAATTTCCTTTAAtctgaaaatgtttctatttgttATTCTCAAATAGGAAACACATTAAACACTTATTTTGTAACAATTCCTAACATTTAGGAAACAACTTCCTCATTTATGATTGCCCCCAGTGACTATGGAAAACAACGTAAACACCAACAAGGAAAGTCCTTCCCATTGGTCTAACCTTCGGGGGTCCAGCCATAAAAGCCCCAGATCCGGAGGAGGCACCAGAATCTGACAACCTCACCTCCGGACAGGACCTGCCCACCTTCCACCCCTGACACCATGACCCACTCGTGCTGCTCCTCTTGCTGCCAGCCTACGTGCTGCAGGACCACCTGCTGCCGGACCACCTGCTGCCAGCCCACATGCTGTGGGTCCAGCGGCTGTGggtccagctgctgccagccttgctgccgCCCAACTTGCTGTCACACCACCTGCTGCAGGACCACCTGCTGTAGGAccacctgctgccagcccagctgctGTGGGTCCAGCGGCTGTGGACACAACTGCGGTGGGTCTAGcggctgtggctccagctgctgccagccttgctgccgCCCAACTTGCTGTCACACCACCTGCTGCCGGAccacctgctgccagcccagctgtTGTGGGTCCAGCGGCTGTGGGTCCAGCGGCTGTGGACAAAACTGCTGTGGGTCCCACTGCTGCCAGCCAGTTTGCTGTACCCCCGTGTACTGCACGAGAACCTGCTACCACCCCACCTGCTGTTGCCTGCCTGGGTGCCTAGCCCAGGGCTCTGGATCCTGCTGCCAGCCTTCCTGCTGCTGATTGCCTCACCAAGAACCACCATCTGATTTACCATTTGGGAAATAGTCACTGCTCAACGTTACAGAAAGCCAGCATGCAATACCCAATATCTCTgttatttatctctcttttttacaAGCTTGTGAATCAGCTTGATAAAGTGTGGACTCCCTCTCCCTGATTCTCTTCTTCCATCTTCTTATGGGTCACCTGCCAGCTTCATGCATTCTGATCCTGTCATGAGGCCTGTTTTGAGTGCATAGTCAAGATCTTCATCCTGTCCCTCGAAGTACCTTAGAGAAACAAATCCTCATAATTGACATACAGGTTTTTGCAACTATGAAAAGTCTACtctaatatgttttctttctcagtgtACTCTTGGTTCCTGTATGCTGCTTTCTTCCTGTCATGGTCTCTTTCAATGTCTCCTTAGATGCAGGGAGTCTCACTTATATTTCTTAATAAATCCTATACCATACGGCATCCCatattgtctttgttttattgtgcAGTGTTCCCAATATAGGGATTCATACATAGACTGCATATCACATGCAGTGTCTGTTGGAGTCTGATACAGGCCCCCACACattttaatctccattttcaGATGAATGTATTTCACAGGGGAATATCATATGTTGATATGGACAGACTTCTATCTCAGACTGCATCTTATAACCTTGCTTAAGTGCACTTACATTCATAAGTCCAGATGATTTAGAAAACACCTTGAGTGTTAAAACCAGCAAGATGTTCATTCGAGTGTCTTCTTTGACCATGGAAGTATTGTTCTCCTATATATGCAGGTGATGTCTGGAACTAAGTTGCAGACATCAGTGTCCTACAGATCAGCCTTCAGCAGCCAATGTGAGGGCAGTGGGACCTGCCCTTTACAGCTCTTATGATCATAGGATCCTTTGTTGCCTTGGGTGCCATCCAGCCCCTCAGCACTCCTCTGCATCACATACAGGTGAGAATGTGGCATCCTCCTGAGAAAGAGACATAGCTGAACACACTTGTTTTTGGATTGTGGAAATCACATTCTTATATGACTCCTTGGGTCTTCAGGACCTAATTGCAGAGTACAAAGGTATGAGGTAATTTTCTGCCAAACATATTATGCTTCCCAACTATAAGGCAATTTGTCATCATGATCAAAATGTTACCCAGACAATTAAGGAAGGATGAATCAAGGACTGAGAGACCATGCAATGGGCATGTATGACTTTGAGTAATCCATGAGCTCTGAACCATCTAAGGGAACAGAACACCCTCCATTATTTTGTGAAGGAACTATGAAGcatttgaggaaaataaagatgCCTATTGCAGGGGGGAGAAGAAtgtgaggaaggagaaagagaaaaaaaggtgggCATTCATAGAAGTCATTTAGACAGAAGGCTGGTGCTTCTGTTCCTGAACTAATGGTGCTACCTCAGCACTCAGgaatgtgattcttttttttttttttaattttttttcaacatttatttatttttgggacagagagagacagagcatgaacgggggagggtcagagagagggagacacagaattggaaacaggctccaggctccgagccatcagcccagagcctgacgcggggctcaaactcacggaccgcgagatcatgacctggctgaagtcagacgcttaaccgactgcgccacccaggctccccaggaatgTGATTCTTGATTCAGGCTCTGAGAGGAATATGAGACTATGCCCTGGGTCACCTCCTGGGAGCAGTGGAGGGACCTCTGATGAGCTGTAAAGCCTCATGTCCAGGACACATGTCAATGTTGGAGACTAGGTATCCAGGATGCTCTGGAGGGACTGCTAAGACCAAACTTGCCTACTGCTGGTTCTTAAGAACTGGGTGTTTTCATGACCAGCTAAAGAACTGACATGACTCATGTTGCCTACTACTTTCTAGGTATTGACCAAATGCttcatttacattaattttaattcttgAAGGAAATGTCACAGTAGGTTAAGTCTCTCATTGTATAGATCAGGAAATTGAGACTGAGCAGGGTAAAGTAATGTCAGAGTTTGGTTTCTCCCAGAAGCTACTCTGAAGAAAAGATCCAGTGAATGTAGTTTCTTTGGGGAGGTCAGATCACACAGGTAGGAGTGTGAGGCAGTGACATGGAGAGGAGGCCAGTGTCACAGTTTTCAAATTAAGCTTAATCCTGAGAAATATATCAGAAATAATGTCAAACACCCATGTAGGGATTCCCCTATTTCAGGAGCAAGAGACCTGAAGTCACATAAGCCAAATCTCCAGAACAAGGGCTAAGTGTTTTCTCAGAGTGGCACCCACAGGCAGCATGACATTCTACTGTCATGAAAAGAGCCCTTAGACATAGAGATGCAGATCTGGTGTGTAGAAATTGCCCCAAACACACTAATATACAAGTTATAATGATGGCATATTCAAGACACCATCTGTAGTCTACAGTTTTCTTCCCTCACACCCAATATTTACTCTGAAGGATGGTGGACAGATACAATTTTTAtaaggagaagacagaggaggaaaagagaagaggtaaaagaggaggaggaggtaggcagggagagaggaaggtagagtgagagagaaagaaggaaggaaagaagaaagaaggaaggaagaaggaaggaaggaaggaaggaaggaaggaaggaaggaaggatgctGTCATGTCACCTCATCCTGGTTTTCCCAAACTCCTCCAGTTATATCACTGAAAGTCCCATATCCTGGGAAAGACTTCATTTCTGGGTAAATCAGGACTACTGGTCATCCAGGAAGTATGTTGATTGATGCTTTCTTAGTCTTAGTGTACTACTGTGGGTTCTATCTATCTGCTTGATTCTGCCTTGACATGTGGAAGAAATGACGTCAGACATCCTCCACTCGTGTCTTTGATTGAAGTTGGATACCAAGATGGACTAGGGGGCTACAAGAGACAGATGCCTGTGAAAATATTGAATCAGGCTTTTGTGAGGAAACAGACTTGGTCTCAGGCATGATTTTAATTCATCACTGTGAGCACATCAACATCACACTCCTCACCTCAGAGATATTCCCAATCTACATGCAATGTAAGGACCAGAACTGGGGAAAGACCACTGAACTGACCCACTAACCACATCCCAGGCTAGTGGGAACTATATCACATAATGAAATTATTGTAGCAAGAGTGTTGCTGCTGATGTGACCATCttgttttcatctgaaaatgtttcCATGAGTTATTCTCAAATAGGAAACACATTAAACATGTATTCTCTGAAGATCATAATAACATTTAGGGAATAGCTTCCTCTTTTATTATCCCCCAGTGACTATTGAAAACAGCATGAACAACAGCAAGGTAAATTCTA from the Prionailurus viverrinus isolate Anna unplaced genomic scaffold, UM_Priviv_1.0 scaffold_35, whole genome shotgun sequence genome contains:
- the LOC125158510 gene encoding keratin-associated protein 9-9-like, which gives rise to MTHSCCSSCCQPTCCRTTCCRTTCCQPTCCGSSGCGSSCCQPCCRPTCCHTTCCRTTCCRTTCCQPSCCGSSGCGHNCGGSSGCGSSCCQPCCRPTCCHTTCCRTTCCQPSCCGSSGCGSSGCGQNCCGSHCCQPVCCTPVYCTRTCYHPTCCCLPGCLAQGSGSCCQPSCC